A window of Oncorhynchus keta strain PuntledgeMale-10-30-2019 chromosome 27, Oket_V2, whole genome shotgun sequence contains these coding sequences:
- the LOC118360322 gene encoding cysteine/serine-rich nuclear protein 2-like: MEAVSSLSLKRRFEEVDSGSPYSTPKDSDDDISSSDSADSCDSLNPPSSTALTPTSILRRQKPSPGRKRVRFDVVTVYYFPRRQGFTSVPSQGGSSLGMARHHCSIRRYTLGEFVREQETSHRHALRQHLRQEKLNARKIKLTRNGTVQCAQADLLTLEDVSDDDLDVEGVEVDDCFFLQPLPTKRRRALLRASGIARIDAREKAELRTIRLSREECGCDCRFYCDPRHCVCSQAGIKCQVC; this comes from the exons ATGGAGGCAGTTTCGTCTCTCAGCCTCAAGCGAAGATTTGAGGAGGTGGACAGTGGCTCTCCCTACTCTACACCAAAGGACTCTGACGATGATATCTCCAGCAGTGACAGCGCTGACAGCTGTGATAGCCTCAACCCCCCCTCCAGCACTGCACTCACAC CAACCTCCATCCTAAGACGGCAAAAGCCCTCTCCAGGCCGGAAGCGGGTGCGGTTCGATGTGGTGACGGTGTACTACTTCCCCAGGCGGCAGGGCTTTACCAGCGTGCCCAGCCAGGGGGGCAGCTCCCTAGGCATGGCACGCCACCACTGCTCCATCCGCCGATACACACTGGGAGAGTTCGTCCGCGAGCAGGAGACCAGTCACCGCCACGCCCTGCGCCAACACCTCCGCCAGGAGAAGCTCAACGCTCGCAAGATAAAG CTGACGCGTAACGGTACGGTGCAGTGTGCCCAGGCTGACCTGCTGACCCTGGAGGACGTGTCAGACGACGACTTGGATGTAGAGGGTGTGGAGGTGGACGACTGCTTCTTCCTGCAGCCGCTTCCCACAAAGCGGCGTCGGGCACTGCTCAGGGCCTCCGGTATCGCCCGTATAGATGCCCGGGAGAAGGCTGAGCTACGGACCATCAGGCTGTCCAGGGAGGAGTGTGGCTGTGACTGCCGTTTCTACTGTGACCCCCGTCACTGTGTCTGCAGCCAGGCTGGCATCAAGTGCCAGGTGTGTTAA